In one Drosophila pseudoobscura strain MV-25-SWS-2005 chromosome X, UCI_Dpse_MV25, whole genome shotgun sequence genomic region, the following are encoded:
- the LOC4815827 gene encoding sarcocystatin-A encodes MFNDKSLFICLALACALVSGSPYGDGDEVPPSIGGLGAPKTLSGSELDSAKSTLTYSLDTLAAGEGPSYRVSKIMSATVQVVSGFLNSYIVELVEPNGVTKVCEVKIWSRSWLPNGIEITFNCPNEPLVIKSHDAPV; translated from the exons ATGTTCAACGACAAGTCTCTGTTCATTTGCCTGGCACTGGCCTGTGCTCTGGTCAGTGGAAGTCCttacggagatggagatgaagtCCCCCCATCCATCGGTGGCCTCGGTGCACCCAAAACGTTAAGTGGATCGGAGCTAGACTCCGCGAAGTCGACTCTGACTTACTCCCTGGACACACTGGCCGCTGGCGAGGGACCCAGCTACCG AGTCTCGAAAATCATGTCGGCCACCGTGCAGGTGGTCTCCGGCTTCCTGAACTCGTACATCGTGGAGTTAGTTGAACCGAATGGCGTCACCAAAGTGTGCGAAGTGAAGATCTGGTCCAGAAGCTGGTTGCCCAATGGCATTGAGATCACCTTCAACTGCCCCAACGAGCCGCTGGTGATCAAGTCCCACGATGCTCCAGTCTGA